In Anomalospiza imberbis isolate Cuckoo-Finch-1a 21T00152 chromosome 10, ASM3175350v1, whole genome shotgun sequence, the following proteins share a genomic window:
- the C10H3orf70 gene encoding UPF0524 protein C3orf70 homolog encodes MRGTAIEGYGHRGTRPPGHIATEGSTIVGTAMRGHGHRRALSSWSMVIEGPSRRKAWPSGHSAPGRCSHRGTAGGAAGPGRGRAGRGGRPGPARGAAPAALGGRAVPAAARRLLLLLLLLLVLNLLLLLLLLLWPLRRGGCGRSGGAMSGAAAAKSEKLDEAQALARSCAGRPDFQPCDGLSLCATHSHGRCFRLHWCCHLGWCHCKYVYQPMTPVEQLPSTEIPVRPRESPNTIQISVSLTEHFLKFAPAFQPPLPPEAPQFCTIADLFIDNYRVKCINGKMCYVQRQPPAPHRAKPDEGSVRNALIAKESNTPKPEHCSSPSSSEDSGINAVGVHYMESCDEDTEGVAELSSEEDYSPDSSWEPDECPLLSPSQCEMEVIETIETTV; translated from the exons ATGCGGGGCACAGCCATCGAGGGGTACGGCCATCGCGGGACGCGGCCGCCAGGGCACATCGCCACCGAGGGCTCGACCATCGTGGGCACGGCCATGAGGGGCCACGGTCACCGCAGGGCACTGTCATCGTGGAGCATGGTCATCGAGGGACCGAGCCGTCGGAAGGCATGGCCATCGGGGCACAGCGCCCCCGGGCGCTGCAGCCATCGGGGTACCGCGGGCGGTGCTGCGGGACcggggcggggcagggcggggcGAGGCGGGCGGCCGGGCCCTGCCCGCGGCGCTGCCCCCGCGGCGCTGGGCGGGCGGGCGGTCCCCGCTGCGGCTCGGcgccttctcctcctccttctcctcctcctcgtcctcaacctcctcctcctccttctcctcctcctctggccGCTGCggcgcgggggctgcgggcggagcggcggcgccatgagcggggcggcggcggcgaagAGCGAGAAGCTGGACGAGGCTCAGGCGCTCGCCCGCAGCTGCGCGGGCAGACCCGACTTCCAGCCCTGCGACGGGCTCTCGCTCTGCGCCACCCACAGCCACGGCCGCTGCTTCCGCCTGCACTGGTGCTGCCACCTGGGATGGTGCCACT gtAAATACGTCTACCAGCCCATGACCCCTGtggagcagctccccagcaccGAGATCCCCGTCCGCCCCCGGGAGTCCCCCAACACCATCCAGATCTCGGTGTCGCTCACCGAGCACTTCCTCAAGTTCGCTCCCGCGTTCcagccgccgctgccgcccgaGGCGCCGCAGTTCTGCACCATCGCCGACCTGTTCATCGACAACTACCGCGTCAAGTGCATCAACGGCAAGATGTGCTACGTGCAGCGCCAGCCGCCCGCCCCGCACAGGGCAAAGCCCGACGAGGGCTCCGTCCGCAACGCCTTAATCGCAAAGGAGAGCAATACACCAAAACCAGAGCACTGCTCGTCCCCGTCCAGCTCTGAGGACTCCGGCATCAATGCGGTGGGGGTTCACTACATGGAGTCGTGTGACGAGGACACTGAGGGGGTGGCCGAGCTGAGCTCAGAGGAAGATTACAGCCCGGATAGCAGCTGGGAGCCGGATGAATGCCCGCTCCTGTCGCCCTCGCAGTGCGAGATGGAAGTGATTGAGACTATAGAAACCACTGTGTGA